The DNA sequence CGGCTGGCAGGAGCTCTACAGCAAGAACCGCTCCACCGTCGGTGGCGACCCCAACATGATCCTCGTGGGTCAGCACCTGTCGCTCTAACCCAGCGGCCCCTCAAGACATCGGGCCCCTGACCGCTCGCCACCCCCCCGCGATCGGTCAGGGGCCCGAGTTGTGTCCTCTGGAGGGTCGGGAGCCCGTCGGCGCCACCTGTTCGAAGGCGTAGTAGGCGGCGATGAGGAACTGCACGGCCAGCGTGACCGGAGCCGAAACGAACGCCAGCCCGATGGTCAGGGCGTAGACCACGGTGCCGCCGCTGAAGCGGATCAGGGAACGACGCTCCGCACGCGGATCCATCGGTGCGGCGATCAGCCTGCCGTGTCGTACCGCATGTGCCCACGTCAGGCTGAAGGCCACCGCCGCGAGAAAGAGGTTGGCGCTGTAGACGGCGGCGGCGACGTGCGCGTCGTGGGTGCCGGCATCGAGGTAGCGGGCCATAAGCGCGGTGGGGAACGGCAGCAATGCGGTCCACAACAGCAGAAACAGGTTGAGGAACAGCTGCGGTCGATCGACGCGCACGATCTGCCGGTACATCGAGTGGTGGTTCACCCACATGATGCCGATGATCAGGAAGCTGGTCAGGTAGGCAGCGAAGGCCGGCCACTCGTCGACCAGGGCGTGCCATAGGCCGCCGGAGGTGGCGAGCTCCGGGACTTTGAGCTCAAGGACGAGCAGGGTGATCGCGATCGCGAACACCCCGTCGCTGAAGGCTTCCAGCCGGGCGGTGTCCTTCGAGTCCAGCGCCGACGTCACACCGGACAGATTCTCACGCCCGACCCTCAGGCCGTCGTCGAAAACGCGCCGACGACGCTTGCGCCGTACTCCTGGAGTGTCTCGCGCTTGGCATCGTGCATGAGATAGACCGCGAACTGCGTCGCACCGATGTCGCGCAGTTCTGCCAGCCGCTCCACGTGCCGTTCGACCGGCCCCAGCAGGCAGAACCGGTCGACGATCTCGTCCGGGACGAAGTCCGTGCTGGGGTTGCCGGCGCGGCCGTGGTGGGAGTAGTCGTAGCCCTCGCGCGCGGCGATGTAATCGGTGAGCTGCCGCGGTACCTCGCCCGACGCGGCGCCGTAACGGGCCACCAGGTCCGCGACGTGGTTGCCGACCATGCCCCCGAACCACCGCAGCTGGTCGCGCTGATGCGCGACGTCGGTGCCGACGTAGGCCGGCGCGGCCACGCAGATCGACAAGGAATCCGGATCGCGGCCGGCGGCGGTAGCGGCCGCCTTCACGGCGCCGATCGTCCAGCGTGCGATATCCGGGTCGGCGACCTGCAGCACGAACCCGTCCGCCGCCGCACCGACCAGAGCCAGCGCCTTGGGCCCGTAGCCGGCCATCCAGATCGGCAGCCGGCCGTCGCGGACCCACGGCAGCCGCACCGGCGTCCCGCGATAGTCGATCTCGCGGCCCTCCGCGAGATCGCGGATCTGACCCATCGCGACCCGTAGCGTCGCGAGCGACGCGGGCGGCCGGCCGGTCACCCGTAGAGCCGAGTCACCCCGGCCGATTCCGCAGACGGTGCGGTTGCCGAACATGTCGTTGAGCGTGGCGAAGGCCGACGCGGTGACCGTGACGTCGCGGGTGAGCGGGTTGGTCACCATCGGCCCGACGGTCAGACCGGAGCTCGCGGCCAGGATCTGGGAGTAGATGACGAACGGCTCCTGCCACAGCACCGTCGAGTCGAAGGTCCACGCATACTCGAATCCGCATGCTTCGGCGCGTACCGCGAGGTCGATGACCTCTCTCGCCGGCGGATCCGGCTGCAAGACGACGCCGAACTCCATTCCCGCCCCCTGTCCGTTCGAGCGCTACTGGAGCAACTGACATGCGCCGCGGGTGAGGAACCTCCCGTGTCCCTCTTCGCCGTGGTATCCGTCGGGATCGACGACCACCTGGCCACGCGAGAGCACGACCTCCACCTTGCCGCGCACCTGCCGTCCCTCGTAGGCGGAGTA is a window from the Mycobacteriales bacterium genome containing:
- a CDS encoding TIGR03842 family LLM class F420-dependent oxidoreductase produces the protein MEFGVVLQPDPPAREVIDLAVRAEACGFEYAWTFDSTVLWQEPFVIYSQILAASSGLTVGPMVTNPLTRDVTVTASAFATLNDMFGNRTVCGIGRGDSALRVTGRPPASLATLRVAMGQIRDLAEGREIDYRGTPVRLPWVRDGRLPIWMAGYGPKALALVGAAADGFVLQVADPDIARWTIGAVKAAATAAGRDPDSLSICVAAPAYVGTDVAHQRDQLRWFGGMVGNHVADLVARYGAASGEVPRQLTDYIAAREGYDYSHHGRAGNPSTDFVPDEIVDRFCLLGPVERHVERLAELRDIGATQFAVYLMHDAKRETLQEYGASVVGAFSTTA
- a CDS encoding TMEM175 family protein, producing the protein MTSALDSKDTARLEAFSDGVFAIAITLLVLELKVPELATSGGLWHALVDEWPAFAAYLTSFLIIGIMWVNHHSMYRQIVRVDRPQLFLNLFLLLWTALLPFPTALMARYLDAGTHDAHVAAAVYSANLFLAAVAFSLTWAHAVRHGRLIAAPMDPRAERRSLIRFSGGTVVYALTIGLAFVSAPVTLAVQFLIAAYYAFEQVAPTGSRPSRGHNSGP